The following are from one region of the Onthophagus taurus isolate NC unplaced genomic scaffold, IU_Otau_3.0 ScKx7SY_15, whole genome shotgun sequence genome:
- the LOC139432409 gene encoding repetitive organellar protein-like gives MSSEAEFSIFTVHELKYISQLFELPEKKRKLEIIKEIINSNYTVDEVKIEIMTWTENPQKGRLEKIEIEKKEKEEKERIERLEIAKLDTEVKLAQFRVQGISENSNFSNSNINSFNMNKYLQPFKDNGDMSLFLINFERVCIQLNCGKETWPLRLTSVLSPAANEVVARLSEEDAKDYDKVRASLLKKYQLTSEVFRAKFRYSKKKFDQSYAEFAYQLKNNFKEWIKCEGICSDINKLIQLICLEKFYSSIPSEMRFWVEDHNKTKSIEEAAEQADVYISKRGPINDRNGYNKFKQEHKTSTQRETNQNNPSNMETESERKGDKRSFDKRRPFKCYACGGIGHFIGSKECPNFKESKENKQVVATLNTKKEVEELFAPYTLKGEINGKEVNILRDSAASYAVVHKNIVKTEHYSGKYVHVRGVLNEESVALPVAVVKLNLPEIGELETEAAVTSNLPNGYSYLLSNRTWEMFSNVDNVQNVFALTRSKSKKLKLEQQSIPVEQNQKNEKHKELREQENKVNEKNKQKKEESVLEEMLIIPKGKTDYDDITKLNPNKLRLLQGGDPTLKEYYDKAEIKEDKNGVKFKILNGILHRRFVDKLGRHYEQVVVPTSLRGKIMDIAHDNMWMGHLGHKIGQGYRTPSEAKVAAIKEFRRPVTKKDIRIFLGITGYYNHYIPNYAEIVSPLTDALRKGAKNKVEWDEQKENAFNNLKQELTSTKVLKAPDYKRKFIVQTDCSKRGMGVTLSQRDDENKEYPILYLSKKVTEREQAYSASELECAALVWAVNKLKPYLYLTHFIIETDHCPLTWLKQMSNKNARLLRWALSLQTLDFTVVYKPGKMCGNVDSLSRYNVEM, from the coding sequence atgagttCTGAGGCTGAATTTAGTATTTTCACGGTGCATgagttaaaatatatttcacaGTTATTTGAATTAcctgaaaagaaaagaaaattagaaataattaaagaaataataaattctaacTACACTGTAGATGAggttaaaatagaaataatgaCTTGGACTGAAAATCCTCAAAAGGGTAGATTAGAAAAgattgaaatagaaaaaaaagaaaaagaagaaaaagagagAATTGAAAGATTAGAGATTGCTAAGTTAGATACTGAAGTAAAACTTGCACAGTTTAGGGTGCAAGGTATTTCTGagaattctaattttagtaaTTCTAATATCAATAGTTTTAATATGAATAAGTATTTACAACCATTTAAAGATAACGGTGATATGAGTTTATTCCTGATCAACTTTGAACGGGTTTGTATTCAATTAAACTGCGGGAAAGAAACATGGCCACTGAGATTGACCAGTGTATTGTCACCGGCCGCAAATGAAGTTGTGGCTAGATTAAGCGAAGAAGATGCGAAGGATTATGATAAAGTTAGAGccagtttattaaaaaaatatcagtTAACTTCTGAGGTCTTTAGGGCCAAATTTAGATatagtaaaaagaaatttgatcAGAGTTATGCTGAATTTGCTTATCAATtgaagaataattttaaagaatggATTAAATGCGAAGGGATATGCagtgatataaataaattaatacaattaatatGTTTAGAAAAGTTTTACAGTTCAATACCATCTGAAATGAGATTTTGGGTTGAAGatcacaataaaacaaaatcaattgaAGAAGCAGCGGAACAAGCAGATGTTTACATTTCGAAGAGGGGTCCTATTAATGATAGAAAtggatataataaatttaagcaGGAACATAAAACATCAACACAAAGGGAAACGAATCAGAATAATCCTTCCAATATGGAAACAGAAAGCGAAAGGAAAGGAGATAAGAGAAGTTTTGATAAACGAAGACCATTTAAATGTTATGCTTGTGGAGGAATAGGTCATTTTATAGGATCAAAAGAATGTCCTAATTTCAAAGAAAGCAAAGAAAATAAGCAAGTAGTAGCTACCTTAAATACTAAGAAAGAAGTTGAAGAATTATTTGCTCCATATACTTTAAAAGGGGAAATAAATGGTAAGGAAGTAAACATTTTGAGAGACAGTGCTGCGAGTTATGCTGTAGTACAtaaaaacattgtcaaaacagAACATTATTCTGGGAAATATGTACATGTTAGAGGAGTACTGAATGAAGAAAGTGTGGCTTTACCAGTGGCtgtagtaaaattaaatttaccagAAATAGGAGAACTTGAAACAGAAGCTGCAGTTACAAGTAATTTGCCAAACGGATACTCGTATCTATTGTCAAATAGAACGTGGGAAATGTTCAGTAATGTGGATAATGTACAAAATGTATTTGCATTAACCcgatcaaaatcaaaaaaattaaaattagaacaacAAAGTATTCCAGTAGAACAAAATCAGAAAAATGAAAAGCATAAAGAATTAAGAGAACaggaaaataaagtaaatgaaAAGAATAAACAAAAGAAGGAAGAAAGTGTTTTAGAAGAAATGTTGATAATTCCTAAAGGAAAAACTGATTATGATGATATAACAAAGTTAAATCCTAATAAACTGAGGTTATTGCAGGGAGGAGACCCTACGTTGAAAGAATACTATGATAAAGCAGAAATTAAAGAAGACAAAAAtggtgttaaatttaaaatcttaaatggaatATTGCACCGAAGATTTGTAGACAAATTAGGAAGACACTATGAACAAGTAGTGGTACCAACAAGTTTACGAGGGAAGATAATGGATATTGCGCATGATAATATGTGGATGGGCCATCTAGGACATAAAATAGGACAAGGTTATAGAACTCCATCTGAAGCAAAAGTAGCTGCAATAAAAGAATTTCGACGACCggtaacaaaaaaagatattagaATCTTTTTAGGGATAACTGGATATTATAACCATTACATACCAAATTATGCAGAAATTGTTAGTCCTTTAACAGACGCTTTACGAAAAGGAGCCAAAAACAAGGTTGAATGGGATGAACAGAAGGAAAAcgcatttaataatttaaaacaagaattaacTAGTACTAAAGTGTTAAAAGCTCCcgattataaaagaaaatttatagtACAAACTGATTGTTCAAAACGAGGAATGGGAGTTACTTTATCCCAACGTGATgacgaaaataaagaataccCTATACTGTACTTAAGCAAAAAGGTAACTGAGAGAGAACAAGCTTACAGTGCAAGTGAGTTAGAATGTGCTGCATTAGTTTGGGcagtgaataaattaaaaccgtACCTATATTTAactcattttattattgaaacagATCATTGTCCTCTGACTTggttaaaacaaatgagtaataAAAACGCTAGACTATTAAGATGGGCGCTTTCTTTACAAACGTTAGATTTTACGGTAGTTTATAAGCCTGGAAAAATGTGTGGCAACGTCGATTCGTTATCTCGTTATAATGTTGAGATGTAA